Genomic window (Capsicum annuum cultivar UCD-10X-F1 chromosome 10, UCD10Xv1.1, whole genome shotgun sequence):
gggactccaatcaaattacctgcaaattagaaataatcaattcaaaatatactataaaaatagcatctatagaagctacaaatgaagaccttaaagatTTTGAAGTACAAATAAAGGAATTATTAGAATTAGGGATAATTAGAAGATCTAAATCAAGACATTAATTAGCAGCTTTCATAGTTAAAAAAACCATAGTAAAATAGTACGAGGGAAAGCTAGAATGGTGTTAAATtataaaagactaaatgataatactacgatggatgggtataagttaccggacaaaacagaattaataaatagaatacaaggaagaaaaatatttagtaagtTCGACTGTAAATTCGGATATTGGCAAATTAAGATGCACAAGGATTTTATAGAATGAACAACTTTTACATAtccagaaggacattttgaatggctgATTACGTTGTTCGGACTAAAGAAAActcctccaatttttcaaagacAAATGAATAGCATCTTTGGAGattataaatattttgtattagtatatgtatatgatattttagttttcagtaatAACATGAGAGAACATCTAGGACATTTACAACAAGTCTTTAAATTATTTGTCAacaatggaataataataagtagaaagaaaatgaaactatgtaaaaatagtattaatttccTAGGAGTAGTCATTGGGGATGGTAGAGTAaaattacaaccacacatagctaaaaaGGTCTTAGAAATACCAGATAGATAAGATAAAACTAAggatttacaaaaaaatttaggactactaaattatgctagagcttttattaaagatttagggAAGGTAGCATGGCCGTTATATTCTAAAACTGGATGAACAAGCCAGAAGACTTTTAATgctgaagacataaaattagtccaacaacacAAACGCATGATCCAAGATATCgcagacttgacactaccactaGAAACAGATTATTTAATAGTCGAGATAGATGGAAGTCTCCAAGGATGGGGAGCAATATTAAAAGCAAAACCTAATAAATACAGTGAAAAAAAGGATGAGAGAATTTGTGTTTGTTCAAgcgaaaaatataaagaaaaagcaatCTAAATAGTATAGACACAGAAACACTAGCAGTAATTCacggtttaaatagttttaagctttatatattaaataaatttgaaatattagtaagaacagactgcgaggctatagtaaaattttatcaaaaaataaaagaaaataatagtagtaaaaggaggtggttaaatttTTTAGACGTCACTTCAATTTATAACATTGTgctagaacatattaaaggaaaagataataatcTAGTAGATCAACTTAGTagacaaataaaagaagaaaactaactagttttatttcagtatgtaTACAGGCAAGGGGAAAGGTAAGGATGAGGCCTCATCCTCCCAAGACTATCTGAGGAAGCTAATGAGCAACACTTATTACAGACCACTTACAATGTTTGAACATCCGAAATTAGAAAGAATGACTTTTTGTGCCGCACAATCTCATCAGTTATGAACCATCCAACCTGACTTTCAAACTTAGACCAGACGTGCAGGTGGACAAATAGCAGATCTGTCGGATCGACAATTTATGGATATCCTACAATAAGACACCCATAAACAATAGATACTTCATTTCAgttctaaatattttaagttattattttactaagaaaaatagcactaacagatttaaattttatgttgttcttagggGACAGACACAAGGAGTATTTTAGACATGGATAAAAGCAATGGACTCTATAAAAGACTATACAACTCCTCTCTATAAAGGCTTCAATGACCTCACAGAGGTATTAGATTATGCCCGAGAAAATTTAGGgccaaattattatattactccAGCTCTAAGACCAAATATGAAAGAAGTTtcctaatataatataaaaaaagacaCAGATAAAATTATATTCTGCGATCATTGTTCCTCGATGACCGAAGCTTTTAGAAGACTAAATCACGCAAATGAGACTCTAAGACAAGACAATGAAaatcttataaatgaaaaaggataaatgATAGAACATATAGGCATTTTACAAGATCATATCAAAGTTCTTCATTATGAATTATCCCAACAAACTCAATAAACCTATGAAACTCAAATGATTTCGAAGAgttcttcatcttctttaaaaatagataagaagggtgtgcatttcccaatGAATGCAAAAAGACCTACTGTATcaggtaatgatacagctagtccagttCAAATGGGTAAAGACTCctcaaatccgttaatggctgacactttgccaaaaGGGTACGAAGAATTCTCCCAGTTTCAAAACAATACGTACTCAGACATTAACGAAGGAACTTTGGTGCCTATCCAAAACAAAGATAAAAATGGTTTTTACCTGCGAAGAAAGAAAAGTAGTAAAAGAAATATAGAACAAATAGTAGCAGATTCTATCAAAAAACTGTTAGCAGAACAGCCTAAAGAAATAGCAATGAAAAATCCAAAGCCTGAGCCAAGATCCAGAATTTTCCCAGAAGAAGAGACAAGACCTAGAACTGGAACAAGACTAGTCCTATCAAGTGGAGACAGTGAAGAATATGATCCAACAATGGAAGATGACTATAACTCAGCTATGGATCAATTCGCTCAAGACCCAAATACAGACAATGACTCTGGAATGAGTTTCGATCCAGAAGCATTACATAATTTGGAAATATAAGCAGTGATGATATTCATAGAAAGACAAAATTAAAGACGTAAGCAATGATGTAAAGGATAAAAGACTAATGCTAAGTGGAAAACAAATGGACGGATAGAAATCAAAGAGGAAACATGaccatgtgacgatggggcccacaAAGTGTACCCGACATGTAAAAGTTTCTTAAATACACTTGAAATCCGAATTTGAAGTCCACCAAATGCCTATAAAATACTCACTTCATCAGACTTAAGAAGGCAGAGTTTAAGAAAAATTGAAGCACAAGAACTCAAAGTAGAGAGAATACAAGAGTAAGAATTTCTTAGGTTTCTAAgtttattctaaaaaaaagagagagagagtaagttTGTGTATAGTAACTAATTTCTTTCCTCCGTAGCTGCGAAGTTTTTAGGGGCCCCCGAAAAGGAAACCTCTCTTCaccttaagacatgtaagtagttcTTATTTGAAATCATTGTATCTTTTTCTCCCTACTATGTAAATTATGTTTGTTATATCAAATTTTCATGAATTCCTATTTATTACTTGTTAAATATACCCTCAATATATAGTTAGTCTCTCAGTGTTTTAGCAGTAACAATGGATTAATCTATAAATTCCTAGGGATTTGAAAAGTCTAGAGAAGATTTAAAAGGATTATTGTGTTGTCCCgaggtgtgattaaagaagatattgctaaaatacttaaaactgaagagaaagagatgaaccgagtgtgaaaaaataaataaaaaaaagtatttggggagaaaaacataccttgattttgaTAATCTCACTACTAAACATGACTAGAGATaacgaaggagggagtactgagtagaattttacaccatatttttaaaaaaatatatctgcTTCAACATTGCTACTAGCTCATATCTCATCTCTATGTGCTTATATTTGTTTACATATCATCTATACgtctattttgtttttttacttaTCAGCTATCtatttattatctttatatttttggtaTCTTTATACTTATATGTGTATACTTTTCATCATCTATTTGTTACGAAtatgtgtttgtatatatatatatatatatatatatatatatatatatatatatatatatacatgtatatttctcttaatttctcctaactatcatttagttcaaacttgaggattcttataaattaaaacaaatcatGTAGGATTTTGATTGTAACTTagattcgatttcttttcatgttagttactattttttctattttatgagtattttcttatcagttaaaccaaaaaccaaaccattaaagactaaaaactgataaatcgaaaaccgataaaaatatatcttattaatttgattattggtttagcatatttaaaaatcgaaaaccaataaaccaaaccgataatacATATAACCGAACCGaatcgaccgatgcacacccctaactATGGGTAGTATGAGAAAGAAGTAATAAAACTCTTTAGATTTGTAAAAATGGATAATTGAAAcgtttatttttagtatatgagtgaagtaaaataaaatgaaggaagTACTAATTTAGGATGACAATTTATAGTAGGGTAGACAActaatatagtagtaatataatGAGAGTCCAAAACAACATTAAATGGCACAAAAACCATAAGTAATATCTTGACTGaccaattatttaaaaaaaaaaaaaaacattttacaAAATCTGCAAATTAGGATTGGAAGTTGCAAAGGCTTTGGATGGGAAATTGGAAAGGCATGCAACATACTTGAAACTAATCGTTCAAACGATATATGAAGATCTCGTTTAACTTGGAACGATTAGTTCCAAGTTTGCCAGAGCATGTGAAGGGAAATTAAAAGGCACGGCCGTTTGGGTTGGGGCTTTAGTTGAAGAGGAAATTGTATGAGTGTGAACGATGTGTTCTATTTGGTCAACTACAAAATAAGGTGTCCGATTCAAAATTTTAACTACAAAATATGGCCCTTCAGACTTCTGACTTCGAGTCACTCACCTTCAGTATCTCTGATCTCGGTCTAATTGTTTAGTTTATTGTTATTTCCATGTTTGTTAGTTTAATTTTGTATCAATAAAGGGTTAATAGGATTTGAATTAATTATGTTGCCGGTGACTTCAATCCCAATAATCTAACTGATTAACCTAGTAAATGAATTTTAGGCTAAAACAAATGCGACAACAGATGACCTACAATATACAAATAACAATGTGAAGCATGTCAAATAAGTAGTAACCCGTTTGGGGGCTTCCCAAAACAAGAACATGTGTTGCTCCACAACTAATTACAGTTGTAATGCACATGGATTCACTCCAGAAACCACAAATAACCACCCATTGGGTACGTCAAATTTTGTTTGGGCAAAAGCAATGAGCTAAACTATACAAGAGACAAAGGCCGAACGTTTCTAAACTAGATGGAGCTGTAGAAATCGAGTGTTTCTTTGCAGAATACACTCCTCGTACAGGCAGTAAGCTTAATAAAGTTGATGCACCAAGGAAACAGTCAAATACATGTAATCTGTATGGACAACTGATAAATCAATCCCAATTGGAATACAATCTCCTAGCAAGAAAGACTAACAAATAGTGGCACGAGTATTTGTAAGCATTTGTAACATAAAGCACTAAAAAGCTTTCCTACAATGTAGATTTTGGTAGAGTTCTGATCAGAATTGCTTAGATGCATGATGCATATAGCCTCACCACATCAGAGCTTATCATATTGCCCCATTTAATTTGGCTGTCAGTTTTGGTCTAGACATATTTACCTCTATACCTTGCCTTTGATTCTTTACTAATCTTTGTATCACCTGCCTGTTTAAGATGATTGTCGGCAGGACTAAAAACAGCTGAATGAAGATTACCTTCTTCTAACCACTTCAGATGGTTTTCTTTGAACTCCAAATGTTTGATCCTTGCTGCTAATGCAATTTCTTCAGTATATGGTCCAATTTTGACCATGGTTAACAGCACCCGACTATACCTATAGCTCAGCATCTGCTCTGAGGTAGCAACTAACTTGAAACAGGGGTGCTCTGGGAAGGTAGTGTCAATTGACTCATCCTCTCGTACTACAGGATAGAAGTACACAAGACGGCCACCCAACACAAGCATCTTAGCAGCAAGGTCAAGCAAATCATGTACGCATTCCACTAAGCTGTAAGGAGCAGTTGATGGTATGTGGCCTGTCCTTTTGTCATCAGGAACTGTATATGGACCAATCACTCCTTTCAAAAGCTTCCTGCCACCAGATTTACGTCCTCCAGCACGGACTCCATACGGAGGGTCACATACAATGGCATCAAAAacctagaaaataaaatatatcagtcaacaaaaacaaagaaaaagcaATGAGACCTGCAAAAATAcctactccctctgtttcaaaaaCCTCTTTTGAtttgacacggagtttaagaaaataaagacttctgaatcttgtggtcttgaatTAATGTTatgttaaatgtaccaaaatgccccttaatCTTGTGGTCTCAAACATGTCACGTGGAATGTTGGAATTAAAGTATTGCCACAAAAggaaagggatcattctttttgaaaaagactaaaaaggacagtaggtcattctttttgaaacggagggagtatttaacaTGGCAATTAACTGTTCAATTCAATCTACCTTTGGAACTCTGAAAGATTAATAAACCCTAATTCACTAACACAGACAAGAATAAACTACACAGCAAAGTGATTTAAACACTTCCCCATGCTGCCTTCAACTATATATACACATTAAATTATGTCTGATTTTTCAGTAAGAATTTATGTTAGTTGATGCGGGAGGCTAGGGTGAGATAGTTCGGGCATGTCAAGAGGAGATGCAAATGCCCCCAGTAAGGAGGTGTGAGAAGTTGATGCTAGAGGGCTTGAGGAGAGGTAGAACAAAGGCCTAAGAAGTATTGGGGAGAGATGATCAGGCAGGACAAAGCAAGCCTTCAactaccgaggacatgacccttgattaGGAGGGTGTGGAGGTCCAGGATTCGGGTAGAAGGATAGTAGTAAATAGGTTCGCGCCTTTTCTGTCTGGagattagtattagtattattttcGGTATACTATTTCTGTATTTCTCACTCTTTGTTTTCTATTACTACTTGGTGTCTAGTACGCCGCTAATCTTTTACTGTCTTGCTATTGTTACTAGTGCCTTCATAAATATTGTGTTTTTGCTTtctttgagccgagggtctattgcAAACCACCACTCTACCTGCCAAGgaggggtaaggtctgtgtacactctatcctcaccagaccccacttgtgggactatactaggtatgttgttgttatttcctttttctaGCAGAAGATTCATGGAAGGTCAAATGTAATCCAATCCTCGTTAAGAATTTTTGTCTCAATGTGAAGATTTTCTTTcctcgaaaaaaaaaaaacatgaaggCTTTCTCCCCTCCTTCCTCCCAAATAAGTATCACCAACGGAACCCACCATTACTCGACCTCAAGTGACTGTCACACCATTCGCCTCCGTTTGACACCAATTCTCCAGTTACATCTGCATACACTATAGCTCTCTCACCTTAAAGGACTTCTACTACTGATTTAGAATCTTGACTGTAGAGAGCACACCTCTGTCGGACGCAAACTCTCAGATTTCCATCTCAATCCACTTTAGCTTTCTCACTGTAAAAGACTTCTATTGCTTCTCTAGTAATCTTGTTTGTAGAggtttatgaatttgagagatCTCCATCAATTAAAAAACTATATCTGGCATAGTACTTTCTAAAAATTCAAAGATATACCAAGTTGGAGAATTTCGTTCTTCAGGTTAACAGGTCAAGTTCTTGTAGCTGTTCAACATCTAGAATAGCCCACAAGTTCATACGATGTGAACAGGCGCAACGAACAAAATGGAGAGAACGGTATATGCCATCTACTCTAGAGACTTCAGTACACTCAAGCAACATCTGAACTGCTAGTACATGATTTCCAGGACAAGAATGAATCAAATAAAACCTCGAAACTAAGCTTACACACTCTAATTAAATCCAAAGAAGATTGAAACTCTAACCCATCAACTCGAAAGACATTGTAAACCGTTAACAAACAATTCACCAACTTAGCAAGATCAAATTACATAATTTCAGAGTGCTGCACCGTTCTTCCACACATAAGAGACTCCTAAATTTAACTTCAGTGACTATGAGAAAATTCCTCTTCAATATACACCATCCTCGACTCAATATATTGTAGCTGATTAGACTTGATAATGACCTTCGAAAGTAGAAAAGTCAATCGCTTCTTTAACCGCATATCTACTTTGTAGAAAATAACAACATTATTGATTTTGAAGACTTAAGTTGGAAAAGCAAAGGATTGTTCCAAGCATACCTTATCCGAAATTTTAACTTTGTATAAAGTAAATTACTACTCTGTCCAAAACAAAACTTGCTTTAATAGAGAATAACgaacatttgttctttatttgaaatttgaCTAGTCTTACTTAAATGAAATTAAGAGAATAACTTATCCACTTTCAGGTTATTGTTGCAAGAAGAAAAGCATCAACATATGTCATCTGGCAATTCATTGCACTTTGTGAACTTACAACTTCCTGCCACGAGAAAGCTAACTCTGGACAAGTCAATCATGGTTTGAGCTGGGATATGTTGTCATGCAAAGGCAAGGCAACAAGTGTGGTTCTCTTTGTCCTTAGCTGTACTGTTTTAacatattaatttctttttttaagagTTATCTCCTCTTTGATCATTGTCCCAATCTATTGACTACGGCTTTGCGTCTTGAACATAATTTGTAGGTGCTACTTTACTTTGAGAAAGCATATACGCATATACCAAGTTAATTTGCGAAAAAAACATGAGTCCTGGTCCTTGACATTCCACTTGCACTTAATATTCTTGGCCAGACCTACCAACTGAAGTCCTATGCCCATGCGTAGAAAAAAAAGGATGGTAAAAAACAAAACTCAAAGGCCAATACTGGGATATGTTGAATACAGAATTTAATTCATAGCATGAAGAAGCAGAAGTTGCAAGTGAAAGAACAAGAGGACcagataacaaaaataaaaagacaaatatGTTCAAAGAAGGCTACCTCTTTCAACCCCAAACGCCAAGGAGGAAGGTTGTTGTCTGCCCTTAATAAAGCAATAGGCATTGGCAATCCATACTGCAATTTAAGATATATGTTTAGCATAGaaagatgataaattaatttatacACCAAATTATCAGATGATAATATCAAATAATAGCAATTACTATATAAGACCAAAATTAGCATCCCATATAAAGAAAAAGCATCACTCTGCCCGGACCTGCTTGAAGTTGCTCCAGACATTACAATCTGGACCACGGCCATCACGTACTACTCGAATGTCAATATCTGCGCCCTGAAAAATCAATTAATGATAGTAAGGAAACCGAGGAAAACAATGAGTGCTCGACGTTTATGCAAGACAAGAGCACTAACCATTGTTATTGCTCCATAATGAGCTGCTGCGACTAGAATGCTTCCTGTGCCCACAAAAGGGTCATAGACAAGCCTTCCAGCTTTGGCCTGTGCTTGGTTAGCCATCAGGAACGCCATTTCAGCATCCATGGCTGTTGGCCCGAGAAAATTACGACTTTTTAACTGATAAGTTGGCAAAAGCTTCCTATCAGCAGCACCAATCTCTCGACCAAAAAAGATTCTCCGTCCCGCAATGGGTGGCAGTCCATTATTAGAATCATAATCATCTGTTTCTATGAGCCAGAACGTGTGATTGGGATTTTTTAAGCTAACCCGGCCCTGTAATCAAACAGACATACGTTGTTGTTGGTGGCAGGTGGCATATATCTCGTGAGTTTAGTCGATGTGCATGAAAACTGGCCCGGACACCACagttatcaaaaagaaaaaaaaacagtgGAGATAGCATGTATGTGAGGGACCAAAATCCATTTCACTCTCAAATAGATTTCATGAAATTTCTCATGTCTCTATTGTGTCCAACTTAAAGATTAAACCACAATTATGTCTTTAAgcttttttctctaatttcttttctttgataAGGTAAAGGTTTATTGGCTAAGTACCAAGAAGATACCAGAATTAAAGGTTACAAAAGACTGTTGGGTATATCCATACAGTCAACTACAACAACTCCCTAGCAACTCCAAAAAGTCCATATATTGATATATACTATCAATGAAACTACTTTTACACCAACAAAACAAATTATGTAAACACTTGCTTTTAACTCTAGAAATATAAACTTCTTGCTCTTCAAAACAAGCATTGTTTCTTTCTAACCAAATAATCCAGAATATGCACAAAGGTATAGTTCTCCATATTTGCTTCAAAGCTTTATGCATGGTGGCACCAACTCTCCAATAATTCCTTCACACTCTGAGGCATGATCCAAGAAATCCCACAtatactgaaaaaaaaaaatcccaacaCAATCTAGCTATTCTGCAGTGCATAAGAATGTGATTCACAGTCTCCACCTCTTCTTCACATAAGTAACatctattacttagtgtaaaatCCCTTTTCTGTAGATTATCCTGAGTTAGGCAAGCTCACCATGCTGCAATCCAACCAAAACAAGCTACCTTTGAAGGAGCTTTAGTTCTCCAGATCCCTTTCCACGGCCAACTAGTATCCCAGAATCATGATTGCTTCATATAAAAAGACTGTAACACTTTATTATTGAAAATGATTCATCTTTGCAATCCATCCATACTCTGATCAATGTGAGAATTATCCCACTGAAGGAGTAATTGTCAAAAATCTTCAATTTCCCAAAtcatttagatttcttccaaaatTCATTTGCCATCCAGTGTCGAAATAAAAATCAGCTATAAGTCTATAACTCCATCTTTGTTAGTGCAACAACTGAAAGCATTCATCACCAATCCATAAATCAGTCCAAAATCTAATTTTTGCTCCATTCTCCACCTCCAATTTGGTGAGTTGTTGAAATTCAACCCATAATTTGCAAATCCCTTTCCAAACTCCCCATCtagtatataaaatatttgaagggGGATTCCAGCCTCGCCTACTACCATAAATTGCTTCAATTATTTTAATCCAACCTACTCCCCCATCCCTACTAAATCTCCAAAGCCACTTAAACAACATGCTTTTATTATGCAATCTTAAATTTCTAATTCCTAATCCACCCCTTCTTTCCTTTAGTGACCACTTGCCATCTAACTAAGTGAAATTTTTTGTTGCAATTGTTTCCTTCCCATAAAAACTTATTCCTCACAGAATTCATCTTTTTTTCAACTGCACAAGGCACAACAAATAGTGATATTAGATGGAAGATATGCAATCTAAAACATTGTGAATCAAGGTGAGTCTTCCTCCAAGTGACAAATGTTGGTTCTTCCAGGGAGCCAATTTGTTGGCACATCTGTCCAAAACCCCTAGTCAAATATTCTGGTCATTCTCTCTCTCCCAGTGGAAATCCAAGGTAAACTGTAGGAAAATGTTCCACCTGGAACCCCAAAATGCCTGTTAATTCTcctatacaatcatcaacatttATACTAAATATACTGCTCTTTGCCAGATTTACTTTCAATCCGGAGACTGTTTCAAAACTCAATAGGATTCCTCTGAGATAAAGAAATTGTTCTTTCTCTGCTTTACAAAATAAAAGTGTGCCATCCACATATAAAAAATGAGACAACATCACATTGTTACCATTATTTTTGCCAATACACAACCCCTTAATCCAATCGAATTGGCCAGCCTTTCTTAACATGTTACTCAATATTTCCGTTACTAAAAAAACAAATAAGGTGATAAAGGGTCACCTTGTCTCAATCCTTTTTGAGATTTGAAATAACCGTGAGGACTTCCATTTATTAAGACTGAAAATCTGACAATAGAAATTGCAAAGTCCAATTCAGTCAAGCCATTTgttctcaaaattcatcaacttTATGATGTTGATCAAGCAAGCCTAATTTACATGATCATAAGCCTTTTCCAAATCAAGTTtgcaaactacacctctctttttcaatttcaacaaatgTTCCACATTTTCATTAGCCACCAAAGTTGCATTTGCTATTTGTCTACATTTAATAAAGGCATTCTGATGATGAGAGATCAACTTGTCAACAACCAGTTTCAATCTTTCAGCCAACAACTTTGTCAATATCTTGTATACACTTCCTAAGAGACTGATAGGCCTAAAATCTTTTATTTCCACCGCTCCCTTCCTTTTTGGTATTCAAGGCTATGAAGGTAGAATTACTACTTCTAACAAAGGTGCCTTGTCGTTGAAAAGAATCCACAACATTCCACACATCCTCTTTTATAGTGTTCCAGCACTGTTGAAAGAAGTGAAGATTAAAACCATCCGGATCTGGTGTTGTATCACCACCAAAAGAGCTGATTATTGTTTCTACTTCAAAAGTAAACGGCCTCTCCAACCACTCTTTTTCATCATCTGACAGCTTTTTCAAATTATCATCTTTCCAACTTGGTCTCCAAACTTTAGTTTCAGTAAAAAGATCTTCATAAAATCCCTGAATATAGTCTTTAATCAGCTCAGCATCTTCAACAAGCTCCCCTTCCATCATTAAgttatcaataaaattaaatctCTTATGGGCTTTGCTTGCTTGTGAaaatattttgtgtttttatCTCCATGCTCTAACCACAAACATCCAGATTTCTGTCTCCAACTTATTTCTTCTGATTTTGCTATTTCCgcttatttcttttgattttgctCTTTCCTTTAACTCCTTGATGACTTTGTTCCTTTCCACTTCTAATTGCTCATCATTCTGATTATTCCTTAGTGTGatcaatatttttcagtttttcatTGCTTTATTCTTCCTCTATTCTAAATTGCCAAATACTTCCTTATTCCATTTTTTCAGGTTCGCCTTTAACAATCTCAGTTTCTTAGCAAGGACAGCATCTGGTCCACGTTGACTATTATATGATTTCAACCAGTTATCTATTAGATCAACAAACCCTTGGTGTTCGAACCACATATTTTCAAACTTAAAGTATCCTTTGCCCCTAATCCATTCACCACATTCCAATAAGATAGGACAATGATCAGCTGTTTTGGGAATAACTCTTTGTTTGATAGCCTTGAAATGCTCATCCCACCTTTTTGAAATCAGAAATCTATCTAATCTAGAAGCCGTATGATTATTACTGCCTCTAAACCAAGTAAATGATCTCTCATGTAGAGGGAGATCCATCAAGGAAAGATCCTGTATTGCTCTCCAAAATTCTCTCATTGATCTAGTATTACTGGCTCTTTTTGTTCCCTCTTCTTCAAATCTAATTACACTAAAATCACCCACAATTGCCCACGGTTAGGTTATAGTTCCGTGAATATCTGTCAGCTCtttccataatttttttctttcttttctatcacATGGCTCATATACCCCTGTGAATGCATATTGTAGGCCCAAACTCCCTTCCTCAAGGATTATAGTAACAGAATGATGTCCTACTTCCTTATACGTACATTGCCATTTTCTCTTATCCCAATATACTAGTATTCCCCAACTAATCCCTCGAGCTTCCAATTCAACCCAATTTGTCCATCTAGAGTCACCA
Coding sequences:
- the LOC107856480 gene encoding tRNA (guanine(10)-N2)-methyltransferase homolog, with product MWYLCVFYHRLLDYRKPEVESLAQLFGVTSSNSLEWKLPKHHHSDSPFHFVNLPSEQIAQNVANRSILVKGIFELWGEGSSSEELEESIKNYPDERKLPYLTSDSTFKIAVETFGKVISFEEQNKRIQSLSYIPFKGRVSLKNPNHTFWLIETDDYDSNNGLPPIAGRRIFFGREIGAADRKLLPTYQLKSRNFLGPTAMDAEMAFLMANQAQAKAGRLVYDPFVGTGSILVAAAHYGAITMGADIDIRVVRDGRGPDCNVWSNFKQYGLPMPIALLRADNNLPPWRLGLKEVFDAIVCDPPYGVRAGGRKSGGRKLLKGVIGPYTVPDDKRTGHIPSTAPYSLVECVHDLLDLAAKMLVLGGRLVYFYPVVREDESIDTTFPEHPCFKLVATSEQMLSYRYSRVLLTMVKIGPYTEEIALAARIKHLEFKENHLKWLEEGNLHSAVFSPADNHLKQAGDTKISKESKARYRGKYV